One region of Vibrio pelagius genomic DNA includes:
- a CDS encoding inorganic triphosphatase, whose translation METEIELKFFVSPEFSETLRNKIAETKVLQHSCRELGNIYFDTPDNWLRKHDTGLRIRRFDDVFVQTVKTAGRVVAGLHQRPEYNAEHDSNQPNLSLHPGDIWPDGKDVETLQAELIPLFSTNFTREQWLVGMPDGSQIEVAFDQGFVESGDQQEPICEVELELKSGQADSLFTLSRQFCEQGGMRLGNLSKAAKGYRLAQGYQGDEVKPLTLVKTDKNDTVESCFIQSLEHALSHWHYHEQIFTERQSIEALHEISHSLSFIRQTFTIYGGIVPRRASAILRQELKWLEQELEWLKSYDHLEDLLEDKGHVLRKLDARKFLVAELKEMQEQLPDREELLTLLSSARYTGLLLDLSRWILSRGWQPFLDEKAREQMARGIEWFSVKQLDRTWAELMEVFPPERVMTSQAYIDQQYRLMRNLYTGVGFASLYDADERNSFRLPWADMIQGIDDLLMLRTLAPLTDKLEGDEKVQLERWLARQEVSILHAMEQTRQISVEVEPYWQG comes from the coding sequence ATGGAAACCGAGATAGAACTGAAGTTTTTTGTTTCTCCTGAATTTTCAGAGACCTTACGCAATAAAATTGCTGAAACGAAGGTACTTCAGCACAGTTGTCGAGAGCTAGGTAACATCTACTTTGATACGCCGGACAACTGGCTACGTAAGCATGATACTGGCTTGCGCATTCGACGCTTTGATGACGTATTTGTACAAACCGTAAAAACAGCGGGTCGTGTGGTGGCTGGTTTGCACCAGAGACCAGAGTACAATGCGGAGCACGATAGCAATCAACCGAATCTATCTCTTCACCCTGGTGATATCTGGCCAGACGGTAAGGACGTCGAGACACTGCAAGCTGAACTGATTCCTCTTTTTTCGACTAACTTCACTCGCGAGCAGTGGTTGGTGGGGATGCCTGATGGTAGTCAGATTGAGGTGGCGTTTGATCAGGGCTTTGTTGAGTCTGGTGACCAACAAGAGCCTATCTGTGAGGTTGAGTTAGAGCTCAAATCTGGACAGGCCGATTCGTTATTCACACTGTCTCGCCAGTTCTGTGAACAGGGCGGCATGCGTCTAGGCAACTTGAGTAAAGCAGCGAAAGGTTATCGTTTAGCACAAGGTTACCAAGGCGATGAAGTGAAACCTCTGACCTTGGTGAAGACCGACAAGAATGACACGGTTGAATCCTGTTTTATCCAATCTTTAGAGCACGCTCTGTCTCATTGGCACTACCATGAGCAGATCTTTACTGAGCGCCAGTCGATAGAAGCACTGCATGAAATCAGCCATTCTTTGAGCTTTATCCGTCAAACATTTACCATTTACGGCGGCATTGTCCCTCGTCGTGCGAGTGCGATTCTTCGCCAAGAACTTAAGTGGCTAGAACAAGAGCTAGAATGGCTTAAGAGCTACGACCATTTAGAAGACTTGCTAGAAGACAAAGGCCACGTTTTACGTAAGTTAGATGCTCGCAAGTTCTTGGTTGCTGAACTTAAAGAGATGCAAGAGCAACTTCCAGACCGTGAAGAGCTACTGACTCTGCTGAGCTCTGCGCGCTATACCGGTTTGTTGCTTGATTTGAGCCGTTGGATCCTATCGCGTGGCTGGCAGCCGTTCCTCGATGAGAAAGCGCGAGAGCAAATGGCACGTGGAATTGAGTGGTTTTCGGTCAAGCAATTAGATCGTACTTGGGCAGAGCTTATGGAAGTTTTCCCGCCAGAACGTGTGATGACCAGCCAGGCTTACATCGATCAGCAGTATCGCTTAATGCGTAACCTCTATACAGGTGTTGGATTTGCCAGTCTGTATGATGCTGATGAGCGTAACAGCTTCCGTCTACCTTGGGCGGATATGATCCAAGGTATCGATGATCTGTTGATGCTAAGAACATTAGCCCCGTTAACAGACAAGTTAGAAGGGGATGAAAAAGTTCAGTTAGAGCGTTGGTTGGCTCGCCAAGAGGTGTCTATTCTGCATGCGATGGAGCAAACGCGCCAAATTAGTGTTGAAGTTGAGCCGTATTGGCAAGGTTAA
- a CDS encoding potassium channel family protein has protein sequence MLDSTKDTPKPMSLLSLILSFLALFVISSLLFAPIDDESKQVLIGLDFVICSVFLLQLTVDLVRAENKISYLKIHWIDFLASIPMVEPLRFARIFQILRVVLVLRSSKRIFRELFRNRRETTLASIILLLVLLLTIGAGTILLLEHKQPGANITTGYDALWWAFVTISTVGYGDHYPVTSSGKLVASLVIICGVGVFGMISGLVTSLITEPTDLQNKKLENKDKKLDLILEQQQQILERLDKLEQQIKK, from the coding sequence ATGTTAGATAGTACCAAAGACACACCCAAGCCAATGAGCTTATTATCACTGATTCTCTCTTTCTTAGCGTTATTTGTGATCTCTAGCTTATTGTTTGCGCCTATCGATGATGAATCTAAACAAGTTCTTATCGGCCTAGACTTTGTAATCTGTAGTGTTTTTCTTCTGCAGCTCACTGTTGATCTGGTTCGAGCGGAAAACAAAATTTCATACTTAAAGATTCATTGGATTGATTTTCTTGCCAGTATTCCGATGGTCGAACCTTTGCGTTTCGCACGTATCTTTCAGATATTACGGGTTGTTTTGGTTTTACGCTCTAGCAAACGAATTTTTAGAGAGCTGTTTCGTAATCGTCGAGAAACCACGCTCGCATCCATCATTTTATTGCTAGTGCTGCTGCTCACTATCGGTGCTGGCACGATTTTGTTACTCGAACATAAACAACCAGGAGCCAACATTACCACTGGATACGATGCGCTGTGGTGGGCATTTGTCACGATTAGCACCGTCGGATATGGCGATCACTATCCTGTGACAAGCTCAGGAAAACTGGTGGCCTCTTTAGTGATCATTTGTGGCGTGGGTGTATTCGGTATGATCTCGGGCTTAGTGACATCTCTGATTACCGAACCGACCGATTTACAGAATAAGAAGCTAGAGAACAAAGACAAAAAGCTCGACCTTATTCTGGAACAACAGCAACAGATCCTTGAACGATTAGATAAGCTAGAACAGCAGATAAAAAAATAG
- a CDS encoding methyl-accepting chemotaxis protein, with protein MTKLSFKPWERVISDIRLVPKMIMLMVFSTILIIAKQLWDASTFHDSLLAATNNAQVAQEHYETYLVQVAWQTGLMIVVFVVLLMAAARVMLRQTQYLSEAIKTMADKNLSVPIHMDCKDEYGDVARELEKTRVQLNDMIKTQVASSDELFALTEVMTISMSETKESAQEEFNEIDQLATAMSEMTSTVQTVAEHAQNASSLTEQASGQALTGQKFVQGSVSKMSELSTDIAASAAAVNQVEERVDSIGSVVGTIQGISEQTNLLALNAAIEAARAGEAGRGFAVVADEVRNLAQRTQQATVEIQDMITHLQTSANSAVELMEKSVVEAAEGVDLVTNAGSELDGIVNQVNQINDMNFQIATAAGQQSSVAEEMNVNLTNVRELVEASVTVVGELLETSQIMQTNAEELDGKIKQFKV; from the coding sequence ATGACTAAACTGTCATTCAAGCCGTGGGAAAGGGTAATCTCTGACATTCGTCTCGTTCCAAAAATGATCATGCTGATGGTATTCAGTACCATTTTGATCATTGCCAAACAGCTGTGGGATGCCAGCACATTCCATGACTCATTGCTTGCGGCAACGAACAACGCACAAGTCGCACAAGAGCACTACGAGACATATCTAGTGCAGGTGGCTTGGCAAACCGGCTTGATGATTGTGGTGTTTGTGGTTCTTCTTATGGCTGCAGCTCGTGTGATGCTGCGCCAAACTCAGTATCTGAGTGAAGCTATAAAAACTATGGCGGACAAAAACTTGTCAGTACCCATCCATATGGATTGTAAAGATGAGTATGGTGATGTCGCTCGTGAGCTTGAGAAAACTCGCGTTCAGCTGAATGACATGATTAAAACGCAAGTGGCTTCATCCGATGAACTGTTCGCTCTGACCGAAGTGATGACGATCAGTATGTCTGAAACTAAGGAATCAGCGCAGGAAGAGTTCAATGAAATTGATCAGCTAGCGACTGCAATGAGTGAAATGACCTCGACCGTTCAAACTGTCGCTGAGCATGCACAGAATGCGTCTTCTCTTACCGAGCAAGCATCGGGCCAAGCCCTTACAGGTCAAAAGTTTGTACAAGGCTCTGTGTCTAAAATGAGTGAACTCTCAACCGATATCGCTGCATCAGCGGCTGCGGTAAATCAAGTGGAAGAGCGTGTGGACTCAATTGGTAGCGTAGTGGGTACTATCCAAGGCATTTCTGAGCAGACTAACCTTCTTGCATTGAACGCGGCAATTGAAGCGGCACGTGCAGGTGAAGCAGGGCGTGGCTTTGCGGTGGTGGCTGATGAAGTACGTAACCTAGCCCAGCGCACCCAACAGGCGACAGTCGAAATTCAAGACATGATCACTCACCTACAAACCAGTGCTAACTCAGCGGTTGAGTTGATGGAGAAGAGTGTTGTTGAAGCAGCGGAAGGGGTTGATTTGGTTACCAACGCGGGCTCAGAGCTCGATGGTATCGTGAACCAAGTAAACCAAATCAATGACATGAACTTCCAAATTGCGACAGCAGCTGGTCAACAAAGTAGTGTCGCGGAAGAGATGAATGTGAATCTAACCAATGTTCGAGAGTTGGTTGAAGCTTCAGTCACAGTCGTTGGTGAGCTTCTTGAAACCTCACAAATCATGCAAACCAATGCTGAAGAGCTTGATGGTAAGATCAAGCAATTCAAGGTCTAA
- the glnE gene encoding bifunctional [glutamate--ammonia ligase]-adenylyl-L-tyrosine phosphorylase/[glutamate--ammonia-ligase] adenylyltransferase, whose protein sequence is MQLPASLTQHSQSVLENLLEHQGEAISAWSPQYQEQLNYVLGLSSFVGDCLQRDSELAKVLPTMLECEERAEGYRERLAALLSECHDEMSGQRVLRQFRNREMSYIAWRDFTASWPLEQSLNHLSMLAEAMIFETYQWQYNICCKEWGTPCNAQGEAQPMLIIGMGKLGGGELNFSSDIDLIFTYPENGETQGARRSIANAQFFTRLGQRIIKALDQQTFDGFCYRVDMRLRPFGESGPLVMSYAALEDYYQEQGRDWERYAMVKARVMGSEMYPEYQELRQMLRPFVFRRYIDFSAIQSLRRMKSMISSEVRRRGLSNNIKLGPGGIREVEFIAQVFQLIRGGREPSLRDRGLLNTLEAIDGLKLLESGEVAHLREAYLFLRRLENLLQAMADKQTQTLPDNKQEQLQLAVAMQFENWSALIEETRQHMANVHGVFEDLIGVEEEEANPIASHFSELWDMAHKQDVIEHVLETDINAVDPQKAATTIIQFKTDLAKKTLGPRGREVLNRLMPKVFQALYTNKDAEFGLSRVLHLLQKIVTRTTYLELLDEHPAALTQLVRLCTASPMISEQLGRYPILLDELIDPQQLYNPVPLESYKTELRDYLARIPEDDMEQQMEGLRQFKQTCILRIAAADIAGVLPVMKVSDHLTYLAEAIVEAGVNQAWLQVSAKYGEPTHIKDRDGRGFAVVGYGKVGGWELGYNSDLDIVFMHDCPVDVYTDGKKEIDGRQFYLRLAQRIIHIFSTRTASGILYEVDTRLRPSGASGLLVSPTDAFDEYQHTEAWTWEHQALTRARMIYGDEPLALAFNKTRHEVLCLERDGDDLKQEVVKMREKMRDHLGGKKSDRFMLKQDRGGITDVEFLAQYLVLRYSHEKPKLTRWCDNVRIFESLMSQGIMEESQAMALTHAYTTLRDEIHHRNLLNLDADVAMDKFEQERALVTQAWQQWMLAE, encoded by the coding sequence ATGCAATTGCCCGCTTCACTTACTCAGCACTCTCAATCGGTTTTAGAAAATCTGCTTGAACATCAAGGCGAAGCGATCTCGGCTTGGTCTCCCCAGTATCAAGAGCAACTTAATTATGTTTTAGGGTTGAGTAGCTTCGTCGGCGACTGCTTACAGCGTGACAGTGAGTTAGCTAAAGTGTTGCCCACCATGCTTGAGTGTGAAGAGCGCGCCGAAGGTTATCGAGAGAGACTCGCAGCTCTTTTGAGCGAGTGTCACGATGAGATGAGTGGTCAGCGCGTTCTGCGTCAATTTCGTAATCGCGAAATGTCTTATATCGCTTGGCGAGACTTTACTGCGTCTTGGCCTCTAGAGCAGAGCCTTAACCACCTTTCAATGCTCGCTGAAGCAATGATCTTTGAAACCTATCAGTGGCAATACAACATTTGTTGCAAAGAGTGGGGCACGCCTTGTAATGCGCAGGGAGAAGCTCAACCTATGCTGATCATCGGCATGGGTAAGTTAGGCGGAGGAGAATTGAACTTCTCTTCTGATATCGACCTGATTTTTACCTATCCAGAGAATGGCGAGACACAAGGTGCACGCAGAAGTATCGCTAATGCGCAGTTTTTCACACGTCTCGGGCAGCGCATCATTAAAGCTCTCGACCAACAGACCTTTGATGGCTTTTGCTATCGCGTTGACATGCGACTGCGTCCCTTTGGTGAAAGTGGCCCATTGGTCATGAGTTACGCAGCGCTAGAAGATTACTACCAAGAGCAAGGACGTGACTGGGAGCGCTACGCGATGGTGAAAGCTCGGGTGATGGGGAGCGAAATGTACCCTGAGTATCAAGAGCTGCGCCAAATGCTGCGCCCGTTTGTGTTCCGCCGTTACATCGATTTCAGTGCCATTCAGTCTTTGCGTCGTATGAAGTCAATGATCAGCAGCGAGGTACGTCGTCGCGGCTTGTCGAATAATATTAAGCTCGGCCCTGGTGGGATTCGTGAAGTGGAGTTTATTGCTCAGGTCTTTCAACTGATTCGTGGTGGACGAGAGCCGAGTTTGCGTGATCGTGGTCTACTAAACACCCTCGAAGCCATAGACGGCTTGAAGCTTTTAGAGTCAGGTGAAGTTGCACACCTTAGAGAGGCTTACCTATTTCTTCGCCGTTTAGAAAACTTACTGCAAGCGATGGCCGACAAGCAGACCCAAACCTTGCCCGATAATAAGCAAGAGCAGCTACAGCTAGCGGTCGCAATGCAATTTGAAAATTGGTCAGCGCTGATTGAGGAGACTCGTCAGCATATGGCCAATGTTCATGGAGTGTTTGAGGATCTGATTGGTGTCGAAGAGGAGGAAGCCAACCCCATCGCGAGCCACTTCAGCGAGTTGTGGGATATGGCACATAAGCAGGACGTAATCGAGCATGTTTTGGAGACTGACATCAATGCCGTTGATCCACAGAAAGCCGCCACCACCATCATTCAGTTCAAGACTGATCTCGCAAAGAAAACATTGGGCCCAAGAGGACGCGAAGTTCTTAACCGTTTGATGCCGAAAGTGTTCCAAGCCTTATACACCAACAAAGATGCAGAGTTTGGGTTGTCGCGTGTGTTGCACCTGCTGCAAAAAATCGTCACGCGAACCACTTACCTTGAACTGCTCGATGAGCACCCTGCGGCTCTGACCCAGTTGGTACGCCTGTGTACCGCGAGTCCGATGATTTCTGAGCAACTGGGGCGCTACCCAATCTTGCTTGATGAATTGATCGATCCTCAGCAGTTGTATAACCCTGTGCCGTTAGAGTCGTACAAAACTGAGCTGCGTGACTATCTTGCACGCATTCCAGAAGATGACATGGAACAACAGATGGAGGGACTGCGTCAGTTTAAGCAGACCTGTATCTTGAGGATCGCAGCGGCAGATATTGCGGGTGTGTTGCCTGTGATGAAGGTGAGTGATCACTTAACCTACTTAGCAGAAGCTATTGTAGAAGCTGGAGTGAATCAAGCTTGGCTGCAAGTGTCGGCTAAATATGGCGAGCCTACCCACATTAAGGATCGTGATGGGCGCGGCTTTGCGGTTGTTGGTTACGGAAAAGTGGGGGGCTGGGAGTTAGGCTATAACTCGGATCTGGATATTGTCTTCATGCATGACTGCCCTGTAGATGTTTATACCGACGGTAAAAAAGAGATTGATGGTCGTCAATTCTATCTGCGCCTAGCGCAGCGCATTATTCATATCTTCTCGACTCGTACTGCCTCAGGGATTCTGTATGAAGTCGATACGCGCTTAAGACCTTCTGGCGCATCTGGATTACTGGTCAGCCCAACCGATGCCTTTGACGAGTATCAACACACTGAAGCGTGGACGTGGGAACATCAAGCATTGACACGAGCGCGTATGATCTATGGTGACGAGCCTTTGGCATTGGCGTTCAACAAGACGCGGCATGAGGTACTATGCCTTGAGCGTGATGGTGACGACCTTAAGCAAGAGGTAGTCAAGATGCGTGAGAAAATGCGCGATCACTTAGGCGGTAAGAAAAGCGATCGTTTTATGCTGAAACAAGACCGTGGTGGCATTACCGACGTTGAGTTTCTTGCTCAATACCTAGTGTTGAGGTACAGCCATGAGAAACCGAAGCTGACACGTTGGTGTGACAATGTGCGTATCTTCGAGAGTCTGATGTCACAGGGCATAATGGAAGAATCACAAGCAATGGCTCTCACTCACGCTTACACCACATTGCGTGATGAAATTCACCATCGCAACTTACTTAATCTTGATGCTGATGTTGCAATGGATAAGTTTGAGCAAGAGAGGGCGCTTGTCACTCAGGCTTGGCAGCAGTGGATGCTCGCTGAATAG